In one Herpetosiphonaceae bacterium genomic region, the following are encoded:
- a CDS encoding DUF2231 domain-containing protein, whose protein sequence is MPIVLHPFFTHFPIALLLLNLALTLMYTRRADPFWERSAYGALVIGWWGLLAAMLTGTLDVALNWPLREDAIGWINAHAALSLLLVLIYGQALLRRRRDPAVLTGPQRRGYLRLLIVGAIFLLVSGWIGGHLVYGLGFGVRG, encoded by the coding sequence GTGCCAATTGTGCTACATCCGTTCTTCACGCACTTCCCGATCGCGCTGCTGCTGCTGAATCTTGCCCTGACGCTCATGTACACGCGCCGCGCCGATCCCTTCTGGGAGCGCAGCGCCTATGGCGCGCTGGTGATCGGCTGGTGGGGCCTGCTCGCGGCGATGCTGACGGGCACGCTCGACGTTGCGCTCAACTGGCCGCTCCGCGAGGATGCCATCGGCTGGATCAACGCCCACGCCGCGCTGAGTCTCCTTCTGGTGCTGATCTACGGCCAGGCGCTGCTGCGTCGGCGGCGCGACCCTGCGGTGCTGACGGGGCCGCAGCGTCGGGGCTACCTGCGCCTGCTGATCGTCGGGGCGATCTTCCTGCTCGTCTCCGGCTGGATTGGCGGGCATCTGGTCTATGGCCTGGGCTTTGGCGTGAGAGGCTAG